The following are from one region of the Plasmodium gaboni strain SY75 chromosome 12, whole genome shotgun sequence genome:
- a CDS encoding putative S-adenosyl-methyltransferase gives MPNFWTSLIFVLFLNIYDCFKIKKFQYINTHPLYRNSYIKKCNTLLHKGLYNNPTFQIKNVQEHNEQTNKFDDTYIYHTPVLLNEVIYYMMKDEETSSFSSCDQNGSDHKDTNCYINNININKINNINKINNINNINKINNINNINNVCHRSILEETECHPNNNINTSNRNIKNCYSLNEKKIECIEENTNAKSTNYLCKNSSTINHKNEQVNYYIDATLGGGGHTLEILNKISNCKIIGIDKDIEALYYNKIKLKTYINNNKLKLIHGDYRNILHLLYSHSLPIFNYYSGILIDLGVSSHQLKCSDRGFSYKYNGILDMNMNKYTEKQYLSKVYRNDNEHIININDIKKKQKNGSNKLHNILNTYSLKKLKFIIDTYGEEKKALKIAKKIIQWRKENGNILTTFHLKNIILSTCKQNYKSNNKVLSRVFQAFRIYINQELKALKQLLISSHKLLKTGKKLIVITYHSLETKCLELFIEKNKHMWTKIHQNPIVPTDEEIKLNKSARSAKMFIYKKN, from the coding sequence ATGCCTAACTTTTGGACctctttaatttttgttttgttcctaaatatttatgactgctttaaaataaaaaaatttcaatACATAAATACTCATCCTCTTTATAGAAATAgttatattaaaaaatgcAACACATTATTACATAAGGGATTATATAACAATCCTACGTTtcaaattaaaaatgttCAAGAGCATAATGAGCAAACCAACAAATTCGATGACACGTATATATATCACACTCCCGTTTTATTGAACGAAgtgatatattatatgatgaAGGATGAGGAAACTTCTTCGTTCTCATCATGTGATCAAAATGGGAGTGATCATAAAGATACAAAttgttatattaataatataaatataaataaaataaataatataaataaaataaataatataaataatataaataaaataaataatataaacaatataaataatgtatGCCATAGGTCCATTTTAGAAGAAACAGAGTGCCATCCTAATAACAACATAAATACATCAAACAGAAACATAAAGAATTGCTATTCcttaaatgaaaaaaaaatagaatGTATTGAAGAAAATACGAATGCAAAAAGTACAAACTATTTGTGTAAAAATAGTTCAACaataaatcataaaaatgaacaagttaattattatatcgATGCCACCTTGGGAGGAGGTGGTCATACCTTagaaattttaaataaaatttcaAACTGTAAAATAATAGGAATAGATAAAGATATAGAAGCATTATATTacaacaaaataaaattaaagacatatattaataataataaattaaaattaatacatGGAGATTATAGAAATATACTACATTTGTTATATTCACATTCACTTCCTATATTCAATTATTATAGCGGAATATTAATAGATTTAGGTGTTTCTTCTCATCAATTAAAATGTAGTGATAGAGGATTCagttataaatataatggTATCTTAGATATgaatatgaataaatatacagAAAAGCAATATTTGTCAAAAGTATATAGAAATGATAATGaacatataattaatattaatgatattaaaaaaaaacaaaaaaatgGTTCTAATAAActtcataatattttaaatacttatagtttaaaaaaattaaaatttattatagATACATATGgtgaagaaaaaaaagcTTTAAAAATAGctaaaaaaattatacagtggagaaaagaaaatggaaatatattaacaacatttcatttgaaaaatattatacttTCAACTTGtaaacaaaattataaatcTAATAATAAAGTTTTGTCAAGAGTATTTCAAGCATTTagaatttatattaatcAAGAATTAAAAGCATTAAAAcaattattaatatcttCTCATAAATTACTAAAAACTGGCAAAAAATTAATTGTAATTACATATCATTCTTTAGAAACAAAATGTCTTGAATTGtttattgaaaaaaataaacatatgTGGACAAAAATCCATCAAAACCCTATTGTTCCAACtgatgaagaaataaaattaaacaAGTCAGCACGCTCAGCCAAAATGttcatttataaaaaaaattaa